Proteins from a genomic interval of Sinobacterium caligoides:
- the pflB gene encoding formate C-acetyltransferase, protein MNAAIEIMQSAWKTFNAGEWCSAVDVRDFIQHNYTPYLGDDQFLAPATHATNVLWEAVQNGIRIENETHAPVDFDTSNPATITSHAAGYIDKDLETIVGLQTEAPLKRAIMPYGGVRMIETSAAAYGRTIDPAVVETFSKYRKTHNQGVFDMYTPDIRACRSSGVLTGLPDAYGRGRIIGDYRRVALYGTDRLIADKKRELAESDNAEMTQDVMTIREQLNEQIRSLADLAEMSLTYGCDISRPANTAQEAIQWTYMGYLAAIKSNNGAAMSLGRTSTFLDIYIDRDLKAGLITEEQAQEFVDHFIMKLRMVRFLRTPEYDDLFSGDPIWATESLAGMGLDGRTLVTKTSFRFLHSLYNMGPSPEPNMTVLWAEGLPEGFKKFCAKVSIDSSSIQYENDDLMREDFNSDDYAIACCVSPMVVGKQMQYFGARANLAKTMLYSINGGVDEMKKKQVAPKSAPITSEYLDYDEVMASMDSMMDWLAKTYVSALNCIHYSHDKYAYEAVLMALHDRDIHRTMACGIAGLSIAADALSAMKYGKVKAIRDENGIAVDFEVSGEYPKFGNNDSRVDDIACDLVTRFMNKIRSNHIYNNAEPTQSILTITSNVVYGKKTGNTPDGRRAGEPFAPGANPMHGRDVEGAVSSLTSVSQLPFSSAKDGISYTFSIIPESLGKDKAMRTDNLVSLMDGYFHHTAEKEGGQHLNVNVLDRDTLVHAMDHPEEYPSLTIRVSGYAVRFNSLTREQQLEVISRTFTSKI, encoded by the coding sequence ATGAATGCAGCAATAGAAATTATGCAGAGTGCTTGGAAGACTTTCAATGCGGGGGAGTGGTGTTCAGCGGTTGATGTACGTGACTTTATTCAGCATAACTATACACCTTACTTAGGTGACGATCAGTTCTTGGCTCCGGCTACCCATGCAACCAACGTGCTTTGGGAGGCCGTTCAAAACGGTATTCGCATTGAGAATGAAACTCATGCACCGGTTGATTTCGATACTTCGAACCCTGCGACAATCACCTCACATGCTGCGGGTTATATTGATAAAGACCTAGAGACAATCGTCGGTCTGCAGACTGAAGCGCCACTTAAGCGTGCCATCATGCCTTACGGCGGCGTCCGCATGATCGAAACTTCAGCGGCGGCTTATGGTCGCACTATCGATCCAGCTGTTGTCGAGACGTTCAGCAAGTACCGCAAGACACACAACCAAGGTGTGTTCGACATGTATACACCTGACATCCGCGCTTGTCGCTCTTCTGGTGTGCTGACTGGCCTGCCCGATGCCTATGGTCGTGGTCGTATCATTGGTGACTACCGTCGTGTCGCTCTGTACGGTACCGATCGTCTGATTGCCGATAAGAAGCGTGAGCTGGCTGAAAGCGACAATGCAGAAATGACGCAAGACGTGATGACTATCCGTGAGCAGCTTAATGAGCAAATCCGTTCATTGGCTGACCTTGCTGAAATGTCTCTGACTTACGGTTGTGATATTTCTCGCCCAGCGAATACTGCTCAAGAAGCTATTCAGTGGACTTACATGGGTTATTTGGCGGCTATTAAGTCAAATAACGGCGCTGCAATGTCTCTTGGTCGTACCTCTACCTTCCTTGATATCTATATTGATCGTGACCTTAAGGCCGGTCTTATCACTGAAGAACAGGCGCAAGAGTTTGTTGATCACTTCATCATGAAGCTGCGTATGGTGCGTTTCCTACGTACCCCTGAGTACGATGATCTGTTCTCTGGCGACCCAATTTGGGCGACTGAGTCTCTTGCTGGTATGGGCTTGGATGGACGTACTCTGGTTACCAAGACTTCATTCCGCTTCCTGCATAGCTTATACAACATGGGGCCATCGCCAGAGCCTAACATGACCGTGCTATGGGCTGAGGGTCTTCCTGAAGGCTTCAAGAAGTTCTGTGCGAAAGTTTCTATCGACTCAAGCTCTATCCAGTACGAGAACGATGATCTAATGCGTGAAGACTTCAACAGCGATGACTATGCAATTGCTTGTTGTGTGTCGCCAATGGTTGTCGGTAAGCAGATGCAGTACTTCGGTGCTCGTGCCAACCTTGCTAAGACTATGTTGTACAGCATCAACGGTGGTGTTGATGAGATGAAGAAGAAGCAGGTTGCACCAAAATCTGCTCCTATCACCAGTGAATACCTAGACTATGACGAAGTCATGGCTAGCATGGATAGCATGATGGATTGGTTGGCGAAGACTTATGTCAGCGCGCTAAACTGCATCCACTACAGCCACGATAAGTATGCCTATGAAGCTGTCCTAATGGCGCTGCATGATCGTGATATCCATCGCACTATGGCTTGCGGCATTGCTGGTCTGTCTATTGCAGCCGATGCATTGTCTGCGATGAAGTATGGCAAGGTGAAGGCGATTCGCGACGAGAATGGCATTGCTGTCGACTTCGAAGTGTCTGGCGAATACCCTAAGTTTGGTAATAACGATTCTCGTGTTGATGACATCGCTTGTGACCTCGTGACACGCTTTATGAATAAGATTCGTAGCAATCATATTTATAATAATGCTGAGCCTACTCAGTCTATCCTAACCATTACCTCTAACGTGGTTTATGGTAAGAAGACTGGTAACACACCTGATGGTCGTCGTGCTGGTGAACCGTTTGCACCGGGTGCAAACCCAATGCACGGTCGTGATGTTGAAGGTGCTGTTTCTTCGTTGACTTCAGTTTCTCAGCTACCGTTCAGCTCAGCGAAAGATGGCATTAGCTATACCTTCAGCATTATCCCTGAGTCTCTCGGTAAAGATAAGGCAATGCGTACCGATAACTTGGTGAGCTTGATGGACGGTTACTTCCATCACACTGCTGAGAAGGAAGGTGGTCAGCACTTGAACGTTAACGTATTGGATCGTGATACGTTAGTACACGCTATGGATCACCCAGAAGAGTATCCATCGCTGACTATTCGAGTATCAGGCTATGCGGTTCGTTTTAACTCGCTAACTCGTGAGCAGCAGTTAGAAGTGATCTCTCGTACCTTTACGTCGAAAATCTAG
- a CDS encoding helix-turn-helix transcriptional regulator: protein MKYDDLKFNRAEKFTAAEHAILESFFPVVDAIGNLLGDTCEVVLHSLEDTEKSVVKFVNGHISGRQIGAPITDLSLHMLHKMHENGAHFSDSYFTRAKNGKLMKCTTIAIRNLKGEVIALLCVNLNLDSPLSDFIAALTPSSLNKITGEQSITFNEEKSLDAQLERISDQVIKNHNIAAKEKVRQIIYQLYREDLFELKGAVNTVSKYLDISRHTVYLYIREYRKKHTTLDLTQQ from the coding sequence ATGAAATATGACGACCTAAAGTTCAACCGAGCTGAGAAGTTCACCGCGGCCGAACATGCCATCTTAGAATCCTTCTTCCCTGTTGTTGACGCTATCGGAAATTTATTGGGCGATACTTGTGAAGTTGTACTGCACTCTCTCGAAGATACCGAGAAGTCAGTCGTAAAATTTGTTAACGGCCACATCAGTGGACGCCAAATAGGCGCACCTATTACCGACCTATCTCTACACATGCTGCACAAAATGCATGAGAACGGCGCCCACTTTTCGGACAGCTACTTTACTCGTGCCAAAAATGGCAAGTTGATGAAGTGCACCACTATTGCCATTCGTAACCTCAAGGGCGAGGTGATCGCTCTACTTTGTGTCAACTTAAACCTCGACTCCCCACTCAGCGATTTTATCGCCGCTTTAACACCGAGCAGTCTCAACAAAATTACTGGCGAGCAATCAATTACCTTTAATGAAGAAAAATCACTCGACGCTCAACTTGAGCGAATTTCAGACCAAGTGATAAAAAATCACAACATCGCCGCCAAGGAAAAGGTACGTCAAATCATCTATCAGCTGTACCGTGAAGATCTATTTGAACTCAAAGGTGCTGTTAATACTGTATCGAAATACCTCGATATCTCACGCCACACTGTTTACCTCTACATTCGTGAGTACCGTAAGAAGCACACGACTCTCGATTTAACCCAACAGTAG
- the focA gene encoding formate transporter FocA — protein MSHSSNEPLSPAATAKKAEDYGTVKATRPNGTAFALAISAGAFIAIAFIFYVTVTTGNAGMGWGMQHLIGGLCFSMGITMVIILGGELFTSTVLSLVPRASGRINSSRMLTNWAVVYAGNFVGSIILVALMMFAKQYMADHAQWGITAMNVANHKLQHSFGQAVVLGMLCNIMVCLAVWMAYSARTLIEKAFIVMLPVAMFVAGGFEHCVANMFMIPMGVAIQHFAPAEFWAAAGASPSDYASLTFSNFITLNLIPVTIGNILGGGVLVGMSYWAIFRRPELKAEKNDAQQAAGKLKEAA, from the coding sequence ATGTCGCACTCTTCTAACGAACCACTCAGCCCTGCCGCCACGGCAAAGAAGGCCGAAGACTATGGAACCGTTAAGGCAACCCGCCCCAACGGCACCGCCTTCGCCCTTGCTATCAGTGCTGGCGCCTTCATTGCTATTGCATTTATTTTCTACGTTACGGTAACAACAGGTAATGCAGGAATGGGTTGGGGGATGCAACACCTCATTGGCGGCCTCTGCTTCAGCATGGGCATCACCATGGTGATCATACTCGGCGGAGAGCTGTTCACCAGTACAGTGCTTAGTTTGGTACCAAGAGCCAGCGGCCGTATTAACAGTAGCCGAATGCTAACTAACTGGGCTGTTGTTTATGCGGGTAACTTTGTCGGCTCAATCATCTTAGTCGCACTCATGATGTTCGCTAAACAATACATGGCTGACCATGCTCAATGGGGCATCACCGCAATGAACGTCGCCAACCATAAGCTACAGCATAGCTTCGGCCAGGCCGTGGTACTTGGCATGCTCTGTAATATTATGGTTTGTTTAGCGGTCTGGATGGCCTACTCTGCTCGAACTCTGATTGAGAAGGCCTTTATTGTCATGCTTCCTGTCGCCATGTTTGTTGCCGGCGGGTTCGAGCACTGCGTTGCTAACATGTTCATGATCCCAATGGGCGTTGCTATTCAGCACTTCGCGCCAGCTGAGTTTTGGGCAGCAGCGGGCGCTAGCCCCAGCGATTATGCCTCACTGACATTCAGCAACTTTATTACACTGAATCTAATCCCTGTCACTATTGGCAACATTTTAGGCGGTGGCGTCTTAGTTGGCATGAGCTACTGGGCTATTTTCCGTCGCCCAGAGCTAAAAGCAGAGAAAAACGATGCACAACAGGCCGCAGGCAAGCTAAAAGAGGCCGCCTAA
- a CDS encoding TonB-dependent receptor, which translates to MKKIIKPVPLAMAITLISQGAAVSNASAQQLEEVIVTAQQREEGLQDVSVSVSVVSGEQMRELGISRVEELSSYVPNLTMSETGIGTQLFIRGIGSGVNQGFEQSVGTYVDGIYYGRAQLTRSPYFDMNRVEVLRGPQVTLFGNNSIGGALSFNTATPTDEYEASISLMYEPEYNEQEYIVIANAPLTDNIRARVAYRKFDFDGYVENRTLQEDGPQRDFDTLRVGFEFNLSDSLTSQLKVERSTFNVTGRQIAVYGGLKNTFGEGSSTSNSSYAQGGKTDNMTLADVYNDRSQFPNLENVAEDGNSLLYSADGSFRYSNGDSSENTTNNVTLSFNKDFDSGYMAMLKMGYLDYEYDENCDCDFSGQLLFDYDTAEDYSQNSLEFRLTSPGGERFDFIGGLYLQNDKLHYADSLNIPPDGSSLQTLTAGVGTVAGFAPDVASVAVPRVFDQENSQQAIFGQATWNVTDSVRLIAGLRRSHYKKSAERVMNFTNDDGTPLSGASGSSSGTADSQRDAIDQVFGLVFNAYRHTEEGERERYKTSYNLIAEWDLHDDLMLYGSMTNGFKAGGFDVRSNAPTSASNQPSDAGIGLIRPGTFEFEDEEIEAFELGAKYRITEAIELNAAYFYTELEKLQVSTFDGSVGFNVSNAGEAKTQGIELEFRAALSENWMLNASLATLDFEFTEFDQGTCIAGDELILKNQLDVPLQRNCTYNSDARSYVSDMKGETNIYVADYAGLISLHYRYDVFDSMVFSGNVDYSFTDEYFANESLDPNMKQPAYGKFNARISLADADDRWNVALLGRNITDETTIGFANNVPLAASQFAAPTYYGFFDQGRTLALQMQYNFH; encoded by the coding sequence ATGAAGAAAATAATAAAGCCTGTGCCATTGGCTATGGCAATCACTTTGATTTCCCAGGGAGCGGCTGTCAGTAATGCTTCTGCACAACAGTTAGAGGAGGTCATTGTTACAGCACAGCAGAGAGAGGAGGGGCTGCAGGATGTGTCGGTCTCTGTGTCGGTTGTATCTGGCGAGCAAATGCGAGAATTAGGCATTAGTCGTGTCGAAGAGCTGTCTAGTTATGTGCCAAACTTGACTATGTCAGAAACGGGTATTGGTACGCAGTTGTTTATTCGTGGTATTGGATCTGGAGTCAATCAGGGTTTTGAGCAGTCTGTCGGTACTTATGTCGATGGAATTTATTACGGGCGTGCGCAGTTAACGCGTTCTCCTTATTTTGATATGAATCGTGTCGAGGTTTTACGTGGGCCACAGGTGACATTGTTTGGTAACAATAGCATTGGTGGGGCGTTGTCATTTAATACGGCGACACCGACTGATGAGTATGAAGCGAGTATCTCGCTGATGTATGAGCCTGAGTATAATGAGCAAGAGTATATTGTCATCGCTAACGCACCTTTGACGGATAATATTCGAGCAAGAGTTGCTTATAGAAAGTTTGATTTTGATGGTTATGTAGAGAATAGAACACTACAAGAAGATGGCCCACAACGTGATTTTGATACGTTGCGCGTAGGGTTTGAGTTTAACCTTAGTGATAGCTTAACAAGTCAGCTAAAGGTAGAGCGATCGACATTTAATGTCACTGGGCGGCAGATTGCTGTTTATGGAGGCTTAAAAAACACCTTTGGTGAGGGCAGTAGTACGTCTAATTCAAGCTACGCCCAGGGCGGTAAGACTGATAATATGACGCTTGCTGATGTCTATAATGATCGAAGCCAGTTTCCTAACCTTGAGAACGTAGCTGAAGATGGTAATTCGCTTCTTTACAGTGCGGATGGCAGCTTTCGCTATAGCAACGGCGATAGCAGTGAAAATACGACGAATAATGTTACGCTGAGCTTTAACAAGGACTTTGATAGCGGCTATATGGCGATGTTGAAGATGGGTTATCTCGATTATGAGTACGACGAAAACTGTGACTGTGACTTCAGTGGGCAGCTGTTATTTGATTACGATACCGCGGAAGATTACAGTCAAAATAGCCTAGAATTTCGGCTGACATCTCCAGGAGGTGAGCGTTTTGATTTCATTGGAGGGCTATACCTACAGAACGATAAGCTTCACTATGCTGACTCTTTGAATATACCGCCTGACGGGTCGTCCTTACAAACGTTAACAGCAGGCGTTGGTACTGTTGCAGGCTTTGCGCCAGATGTTGCGAGTGTTGCTGTTCCTAGAGTTTTTGACCAAGAGAATAGTCAGCAGGCTATTTTTGGTCAGGCCACTTGGAATGTCACCGATAGTGTTCGCCTTATTGCAGGTCTGCGACGTTCTCATTATAAGAAGTCGGCAGAGCGTGTCATGAACTTTACTAATGATGATGGTACCCCGTTGAGTGGGGCTAGTGGCTCCTCGTCAGGTACGGCTGACTCTCAGCGTGACGCGATTGATCAGGTGTTTGGTCTGGTTTTTAATGCATACCGGCACACAGAGGAAGGAGAGCGGGAACGTTATAAAACTTCTTACAACCTGATTGCAGAGTGGGATCTGCATGATGACTTGATGCTGTATGGCTCGATGACTAACGGCTTTAAAGCGGGGGGGTTTGATGTTCGCTCAAATGCACCCACAAGCGCAAGCAATCAACCTAGTGATGCGGGTATTGGGCTAATACGTCCTGGTACCTTTGAGTTTGAGGATGAGGAGATTGAGGCATTTGAGCTCGGTGCCAAATACCGTATTACAGAAGCGATTGAGCTAAATGCTGCCTACTTCTACACCGAACTAGAGAAGCTACAAGTCAGTACTTTTGATGGTAGCGTTGGTTTCAATGTTTCCAATGCGGGCGAAGCAAAGACTCAAGGGATAGAACTGGAGTTTCGTGCGGCACTGAGTGAAAACTGGATGCTTAACGCCTCGTTGGCGACGTTAGACTTCGAATTCACGGAGTTTGACCAGGGAACCTGTATTGCAGGCGATGAGTTGATTCTTAAAAATCAGCTGGATGTGCCGTTGCAGCGTAACTGTACTTACAATAGCGATGCAAGATCCTATGTTTCCGACATGAAGGGTGAGACTAATATTTACGTGGCTGATTACGCAGGCCTGATTTCGCTGCATTATCGTTATGACGTTTTTGACTCAATGGTTTTTAGTGGTAACGTTGACTACAGCTTTACTGATGAATATTTTGCTAATGAGAGTCTTGACCCTAATATGAAGCAGCCGGCTTACGGTAAGTTCAATGCGAGAATAAGTTTGGCGGATGCCGATGATCGTTGGAATGTTGCACTATTGGGGCGAAACATTACCGATGAGACCACGATTGGCTTTGCTAATAATGTGCCGCTAGCTGCATCGCAGTTTGCTGCACCAACCTACTATGGCTTTTTTGATCAGGGTAGGACGTTAGCCTTGCAGATGCAGTACAACTTCCATTAG
- a CDS encoding VPLPA-CTERM sorting domain-containing protein yields MLLRKFTQVAAVLTLSSAAVLAQAATIIVDGVIDSSTGALASLAPSGTDFGGDFDFDAGDVSYGNVILAGFCFNSTASGAPPATPDCPSSKSVVPFLTTGSSAYTGDVAAPDATYQQAGTTFDGVDGALKLLAFSPSFGVNILIDVMLNADGSGSLVADAGFLGTAEGALNWQSDAPEVPVPAAAWLFGSAIAGLAAVRRRQVSR; encoded by the coding sequence ATGTTGTTAAGAAAGTTTACGCAGGTTGCGGCTGTTTTGACGTTATCTTCCGCCGCAGTATTAGCGCAGGCAGCAACGATAATTGTAGACGGGGTTATCGATTCCTCTACGGGAGCGCTAGCATCCTTGGCGCCTAGTGGCACCGATTTTGGAGGAGACTTTGACTTTGATGCTGGTGATGTAAGCTATGGTAATGTGATTTTGGCTGGGTTCTGCTTTAACTCGACAGCAAGTGGCGCGCCACCAGCAACCCCTGATTGTCCTTCAAGCAAGAGTGTTGTGCCATTTTTGACCACAGGCTCTTCAGCCTATACCGGCGATGTAGCAGCTCCGGATGCGACATATCAGCAGGCTGGAACGACGTTTGATGGTGTTGATGGCGCCCTGAAATTACTCGCTTTTTCGCCGTCGTTTGGGGTGAATATTTTGATTGATGTAATGCTAAATGCAGACGGTAGCGGAAGCCTGGTTGCGGATGCTGGTTTTCTTGGAACAGCCGAAGGCGCGCTGAACTGGCAGAGCGATGCGCCAGAGGTGCCTGTACCTGCGGCGGCCTGGCTATTTGGTTCAGCTATTGCTGGTCTAGCTGCGGTAAGGCGTCGTCAAGTTTCTCGCTAA
- a CDS encoding AraC family transcriptional regulator yields the protein MNKKMPLLHPMYGELLLHSAELLGLDREDDAFNKVIERWRSSKSPCDFVLLLNQCVKGIADDSMALAFCYGENLHPSCAGSVGLAMISAPTLGDVFAVIGRYYAITGLAMRYKASSVNGQMRLNVDIEYEGLTNSVRVFFVEALLACWKNGADSLTATNVQCDCIYLDYAEPSNAERYSEYFGCPVEFGCKEISVVFSEKLFSKAVISANPVAYKRSLKTCESALHEYRSRMDYAEKVKACFAESNDLGLLSLEAVASRLNLSPRTLGRYLSSEGTGFQKILEEQKRSHACKLLSSTACSLEKIAESVGYSDLSNFRRAFIRWTGMTPTDYRKNKYLLIE from the coding sequence ATGAATAAGAAAATGCCATTACTTCATCCCATGTATGGTGAGTTATTGCTTCACAGTGCCGAGCTGCTGGGTTTGGATAGGGAAGATGACGCCTTCAATAAGGTTATTGAAAGGTGGCGCAGCAGTAAGAGTCCATGTGATTTTGTTTTGTTATTGAATCAATGTGTTAAGGGTATCGCGGATGATTCTATGGCGCTGGCATTTTGTTATGGCGAGAACCTTCACCCAAGTTGTGCAGGATCTGTCGGCCTGGCGATGATTTCAGCGCCGACATTAGGAGATGTCTTTGCAGTCATTGGTCGCTATTATGCAATTACAGGCTTGGCAATGCGCTATAAGGCTTCGAGTGTTAACGGGCAAATGCGCTTGAATGTCGATATAGAGTACGAAGGGCTCACTAATAGTGTGAGAGTTTTCTTCGTTGAGGCGCTTTTGGCATGTTGGAAAAATGGAGCAGATTCACTCACCGCGACCAATGTGCAATGTGACTGCATTTACCTTGATTATGCTGAGCCTAGTAATGCGGAAAGATATAGTGAGTATTTCGGGTGTCCAGTTGAGTTTGGCTGTAAAGAGATCAGCGTGGTTTTTTCTGAGAAATTGTTTTCTAAGGCTGTAATATCTGCTAACCCGGTTGCTTATAAGCGCTCGTTAAAGACATGCGAGAGTGCTCTGCATGAGTATCGTAGTCGCATGGATTACGCTGAAAAAGTTAAGGCTTGCTTCGCTGAAAGTAATGATCTTGGCCTGCTATCACTCGAGGCAGTTGCTAGTCGTTTAAATCTCTCTCCAAGAACTTTGGGACGCTACTTAAGCTCTGAGGGAACTGGCTTTCAGAAGATACTAGAAGAACAGAAACGCTCGCATGCTTGCAAGCTGTTATCATCAACAGCTTGTAGTCTAGAAAAAATTGCAGAGAGTGTTGGCTACAGTGATTTGTCAAATTTCAGGCGTGCTTTTATCCGCTGGACAGGAATGACCCCTACGGATTATAGGAAGAATAAATACTTATTGATTGAGTAG